In Phaeobacter piscinae, one genomic interval encodes:
- a CDS encoding peptidoglycan -binding protein, with protein sequence MALSRRTGQRFQASIWPGFVDAMTGLLLVLMFLLTIFMVVQFVLRETISGQESQLDELAAEVGALADALGLEERENSQLQARLGALSATLGTTQGALETAEANLAAARGEISDFEAQVAQLLLQQQDANATIRDLTAERAALQAAQSDLEGERDTLAQALAASRDEIDAQTEAARLAAAKREALEALVADLEGQASEASAAVSQLETELTDAEAARLAEAAAAEALRNRLKTADAELTAMTLALEEQRQAAEDTLTLLAAAETAKGQLDAQLADVLEKLDVAKATNADRDALAERLTRVLAQLESTQTSANAQVAALQAELEQLRESRDAATSELESTATAQAETEQRLLEALSKLEQANAAAADREVLQQRLLAALTEGEERAAETADLASLAEQRTALLAQARESLSTEQAVSEEAQRQTALLNQQVAALREQLGGLQALLDDYKARDAAQSVQMQNLGQDLNAALARAAAEERRRRLLEESERKRLEAEAEQLSSKAQDLEQYRSEFFGRLRDVLGNQEGVRIEGDRFVFASEVLFAPGSADLSPAGRAEIGKVAGILQAVAAAIPPEINWIIRVDGHTDDTPLGIHPKFADNWELSQGRALSVVRYMVQALGIPPERLSANGFGEYQPVNPAQTAAARAQNRRIELKFTER encoded by the coding sequence ATGGCCCTGTCACGTCGCACCGGACAGCGTTTTCAGGCTTCGATCTGGCCGGGTTTCGTAGATGCGATGACCGGGTTGCTGCTGGTTCTGATGTTTCTCCTGACCATTTTCATGGTGGTTCAATTTGTCCTGCGGGAGACGATTTCCGGGCAGGAAAGCCAGCTGGATGAGCTGGCAGCGGAAGTTGGGGCGCTCGCTGATGCTCTTGGCCTCGAAGAACGCGAGAACAGCCAATTGCAGGCGCGTCTTGGGGCGCTGTCGGCCACGCTTGGAACCACCCAGGGTGCGTTGGAAACTGCAGAGGCAAACCTTGCAGCTGCGCGGGGCGAGATCAGCGATTTTGAGGCGCAGGTCGCCCAGTTGCTGCTGCAACAGCAGGACGCCAACGCTACCATTCGTGATCTGACCGCAGAGCGCGCAGCGCTGCAGGCGGCACAGAGCGATCTGGAAGGGGAGCGGGATACTCTGGCGCAGGCTCTTGCGGCCAGTCGCGATGAAATTGATGCCCAGACAGAGGCTGCGCGCCTTGCCGCAGCCAAGCGGGAGGCGCTGGAAGCGCTTGTTGCCGACCTCGAAGGGCAGGCGTCTGAGGCAAGTGCAGCAGTCTCGCAATTGGAGACGGAGCTGACCGATGCCGAGGCGGCGCGTCTTGCCGAGGCGGCTGCCGCAGAGGCGCTGCGAAATCGCTTGAAGACGGCAGACGCAGAATTGACGGCGATGACACTGGCGCTGGAAGAACAGCGTCAGGCGGCTGAAGATACGCTGACGTTGCTGGCGGCAGCGGAAACCGCCAAGGGGCAACTGGATGCGCAGCTGGCGGACGTCTTGGAGAAGCTAGACGTCGCGAAGGCCACTAACGCGGACCGTGACGCATTGGCCGAGCGACTGACCCGCGTTCTGGCGCAGTTGGAATCCACGCAGACCAGTGCGAATGCACAGGTTGCCGCGCTGCAGGCAGAGCTGGAGCAGCTGCGCGAGAGCCGCGACGCGGCAACGTCTGAGCTGGAAAGCACGGCGACAGCACAGGCTGAGACGGAACAGCGTCTGCTGGAGGCGCTGTCTAAGCTGGAACAGGCCAATGCAGCAGCTGCTGACCGGGAGGTGCTGCAACAACGCCTGCTGGCGGCGCTGACTGAGGGCGAAGAGCGGGCCGCAGAAACCGCAGATCTGGCCAGCCTCGCCGAACAGCGCACGGCCCTCTTGGCGCAGGCCCGCGAGAGCCTCAGCACGGAGCAGGCGGTTTCGGAGGAGGCGCAGCGACAGACGGCACTTCTCAACCAACAGGTTGCGGCGCTGCGAGAGCAGCTTGGCGGGTTGCAGGCGCTGTTGGATGACTACAAGGCCCGCGACGCCGCTCAATCGGTGCAGATGCAAAATCTCGGTCAGGATCTGAACGCCGCACTGGCGCGGGCCGCTGCGGAGGAACGCCGCCGTCGTCTGCTGGAAGAAAGTGAGCGCAAACGACTGGAAGCCGAAGCAGAGCAGCTGAGCAGCAAGGCCCAGGATCTGGAGCAGTACCGCTCGGAATTCTTTGGCCGCCTGCGGGATGTACTGGGCAATCAGGAGGGGGTGCGGATTGAGGGCGATCGCTTTGTCTTTGCCTCTGAGGTGTTGTTTGCCCCGGGGAGCGCGGATCTTTCACCGGCCGGGCGGGCCGAGATTGGCAAGGTCGCCGGTATCCTTCAGGCCGTTGCAGCGGCAATCCCGCCCGAGATCAATTGGATCATCCGTGTGGATGGTCACACGGATGATACGCCGCTTGGTATCCACCCGAAATTTGCCGACAACTGGGAGTTGAGCCAGGGCCGCGCCCTGTCGGTTGTGCGCTATATGGTGCAGGCGCTGGGCATCCCGCCCGAGCGCCTGTCTGCCAATGGGTTTGGCGAGTATCAGCCTGTGAACCCTGCACAGACCGCAGCGGCCCGGGCGCAGAATCGCCGGATTGAGCTGAAGTTCACCGAACGCTGA
- a CDS encoding biopolymer transporter ExbB — protein MAQPDRESRPQFSQPVRQIIMMLIALGLSGFGAFVALPRVLPVFEANPWLNGFILLVFVFGVMACFWQVLQLIGSVRWIEGFAAGVTSDDDRPPSMLAPLASLLRSRGARMQLGSSSTRSILDSVATRIDEEREITRYIVNLLIFLGLLGTFYGLATTVPAVVDTIRSLAPQEGEEGIAVFNRLMTGLEAQLGGMGVAFASSLLGLAGSLIVGLLELFAGHGQNRFYRELEEWLSSFTRVSFSSGEEPGGGDNSALAGVLDSMTEQMDALQAMFVQSSEGRAGVDQKLSALVDAITDMNRRQDQSEGTARALERVAVGQEALTELMRAQGDVGLDAESRMRLRSIDVQMLRILEEISAGRQESLAELRKDIDLLVKAFARPRGLGRSARGSED, from the coding sequence ATGGCGCAGCCAGACCGCGAAAGCAGGCCGCAGTTTTCCCAACCGGTACGCCAGATCATCATGATGCTGATTGCCCTTGGGCTGTCAGGGTTCGGGGCGTTTGTGGCGCTGCCGCGGGTCCTGCCGGTGTTTGAGGCCAATCCCTGGCTCAACGGGTTCATCCTGCTGGTGTTTGTCTTTGGTGTGATGGCCTGTTTCTGGCAGGTGCTGCAGCTGATCGGTTCGGTGCGCTGGATCGAAGGATTCGCCGCCGGGGTGACCAGTGACGATGATCGTCCGCCGTCGATGCTGGCGCCGCTGGCCTCCCTGCTGCGCTCACGCGGGGCGCGAATGCAGCTTGGGTCGTCTTCGACCCGGTCGATCTTGGATTCCGTTGCCACGCGGATTGATGAAGAGCGCGAAATTACGCGTTACATTGTGAACCTGCTGATTTTCCTTGGCCTTTTGGGAACATTCTACGGTCTGGCCACTACAGTGCCTGCGGTGGTTGACACTATCCGCAGCCTCGCCCCGCAGGAGGGGGAAGAGGGTATTGCAGTGTTCAATCGCCTGATGACCGGGCTTGAGGCGCAGCTGGGTGGCATGGGCGTTGCCTTTGCCTCATCGTTGCTGGGGCTGGCAGGATCGCTGATTGTCGGCTTGCTGGAGCTGTTTGCAGGCCATGGTCAGAACCGGTTCTACCGCGAGCTTGAGGAATGGCTTTCCTCCTTCACGCGGGTCAGTTTCTCCTCCGGCGAGGAGCCAGGTGGCGGTGACAACAGCGCGCTTGCCGGGGTGCTGGACAGTATGACCGAGCAAATGGATGCGCTGCAGGCGATGTTTGTCCAATCCTCCGAAGGGCGCGCCGGGGTGGATCAGAAGCTGTCCGCGCTGGTTGATGCGATCACGGATATGAACCGGCGGCAGGATCAGTCCGAAGGCACCGCGCGCGCGCTTGAACGGGTGGCTGTCGGGCAGGAAGCCCTGACCGAGCTGATGCGTGCCCAGGGGGATGTTGGGCTGGACGCCGAAAGCCGGATGCGGCTGCGCTCCATTGATGTGCAGATGCTGCGTATTCTTGAGGAAATCTCCGCCGGTCGTCAGGAAAGCCTGGCCGAGCTGCGCAAAGATATCGATCTCTTGGTCAAGGCCTTTGCCAGACCGCGTGGATTGGGCCGCAGCGCGCGCGGATCCGAGGACTAA
- a CDS encoding gamma-glutamylcyclotransferase, protein MTMWVFGYGSLLWNPGFPVARREVATLPGYARSFCMKSIHHRGSEEKPGLVLALDAIDGAACTGIALAVEAGHEEQTLQELRARELISSAYVEKDLTVQLASGGDVTAVTYVIDPDHNQYCGGISLETQARIIAEAVGGRGPNTEYLFNTAEHLAEIGLRDADLDWLSARVRDLAS, encoded by the coding sequence ATGACCATGTGGGTATTTGGATACGGATCTTTGTTGTGGAACCCGGGCTTTCCGGTGGCCCGCCGCGAAGTCGCGACGCTGCCGGGCTATGCCCGGTCCTTCTGCATGAAATCCATCCACCATCGCGGCAGCGAGGAGAAGCCTGGGCTGGTTCTGGCATTGGACGCGATAGATGGTGCCGCCTGCACCGGGATCGCGCTCGCGGTTGAAGCCGGCCACGAGGAACAGACATTGCAGGAGCTGCGGGCGCGGGAGCTGATCTCCTCGGCCTATGTGGAGAAAGATCTGACCGTCCAGCTGGCCAGCGGGGGGGACGTGACGGCGGTCACCTATGTGATTGACCCGGACCACAACCAATATTGCGGCGGCATCAGTCTGGAAACTCAGGCGCGGATCATTGCGGAGGCGGTGGGCGGACGTGGCCCCAATACCGAATACCTCTTCAATACCGCGGAGCATCTGGCCGAGATCGGGTTGCGCGATGCCGATTTGGATTGGCTGTCGGCGCGTGTGCGGGATCTTGCATCATAA
- a CDS encoding DUF2125 domain-containing protein, which translates to MIRWTKLLLIAAGVWSLYWAIAGWGLRQGLDGWFAEQQRQGWQADYGSLRTSGFPLYHHHRITTPTLADPGTGTAWRADWLDIRSLALWPGTLTLLLPQTSQRLSYFDETAILQADGLQADVRLAPGSARELEQLHITAGPWTVRSEDNTDLGGQVFKLEMTQTDAPNRYQIRAEGTGLTPHPLLRQRLAATEGLPERLETVIADMTVTFDTRWDRNAIELRRPQPRNITLHLAEARWGPMRIKATGDISLDETGLPEGDLALQVENWQDILQMAETAGNLPPRVRAGIEQVLQVFAGLGGNHRDLDLPLTLKSGYVALGPLPLGPVPRLVLR; encoded by the coding sequence ATGATCCGATGGACAAAACTGCTGTTGATTGCCGCCGGCGTCTGGAGCCTTTACTGGGCCATTGCGGGCTGGGGCCTGCGTCAGGGGCTTGATGGTTGGTTTGCCGAGCAACAGCGACAGGGCTGGCAGGCCGATTATGGGTCGCTGCGCACCTCGGGTTTTCCGCTGTATCATCATCACCGGATCACCACCCCCACCCTCGCCGACCCCGGCACCGGCACCGCATGGCGTGCCGACTGGCTGGATATTCGCAGTCTGGCACTCTGGCCCGGCACCCTGACGTTGCTTTTACCGCAGACATCACAGCGGTTGTCCTATTTTGATGAGACGGCGATCCTTCAGGCGGACGGGCTGCAGGCCGATGTGCGGCTGGCCCCCGGATCTGCACGAGAACTGGAACAACTACACATAACCGCTGGCCCCTGGACGGTACGGAGTGAGGACAACACCGATCTTGGTGGGCAAGTTTTTAAGTTGGAGATGACCCAGACAGACGCGCCAAACCGCTACCAGATCCGCGCAGAAGGGACCGGCCTGACCCCACATCCGCTCCTGCGCCAACGTCTGGCCGCCACAGAGGGGCTGCCCGAACGGCTGGAAACGGTCATTGCCGATATGACGGTCACCTTCGACACGCGCTGGGATCGCAACGCGATTGAACTGCGACGCCCGCAACCCCGCAATATCACACTCCACCTCGCCGAAGCCCGCTGGGGACCGATGCGGATCAAAGCCACGGGGGATATCAGCCTTGATGAAACCGGGCTGCCGGAGGGCGACCTTGCGCTGCAGGTCGAGAACTGGCAGGACATTCTGCAAATGGCAGAGACCGCTGGCAACCTGCCGCCCCGTGTTCGCGCGGGCATTGAACAGGTGCTGCAGGTCTTCGCCGGTCTTGGCGGAAATCACCGGGACCTTGATCTGCCGCTAACGCTCAAATCCGGCTATGTCGCACTCGGGCCGCTGCCCCTTGGCCCGGTGCCCCGTCTGGTGCTGCGTTAA
- a CDS encoding extensin family protein yields MRRGWAAGLRALSIAAGLTALIAASAGATAANAPERSLRPNARPDLASGATVAAAVLPVTAELRPQSRPQSEQAIALAALSLPLMPAGPDASLRPHLRPGDLAEKILFGKRKRRKTSVCGDIDIQGSKVGTVPGRLNGCGAKNAVRVRSVAGVTLSQQSVMTCDTARALKKWVERDVIKAFGRRDKVVSMRVAAHYSCRTRNNRPGAKISEHGRGKAIDISGFVLESGKVITVLKGWTARATRKGLRKMWKGACGPFGTVLGPLSDRYHLDHFHLDVARHRGGSYCR; encoded by the coding sequence ATGAGACGCGGCTGGGCGGCGGGACTGCGGGCTCTCTCAATCGCAGCTGGGCTGACCGCCCTGATCGCTGCCAGCGCGGGGGCCACGGCAGCCAATGCACCGGAGCGTTCCCTACGGCCCAATGCGCGCCCCGATCTGGCGTCAGGCGCGACAGTGGCGGCTGCTGTGCTCCCTGTCACGGCAGAGCTGCGGCCTCAATCGCGCCCGCAGTCGGAGCAGGCTATCGCCCTGGCCGCGTTGAGCCTGCCGCTGATGCCCGCGGGGCCTGATGCCTCTCTGCGCCCACATTTGCGCCCCGGGGATCTGGCGGAGAAGATCCTGTTCGGCAAACGCAAACGGCGCAAGACCTCTGTCTGCGGTGATATCGACATTCAGGGCAGCAAGGTTGGCACGGTGCCCGGTCGACTGAACGGTTGCGGGGCAAAGAATGCCGTGCGCGTGCGCTCGGTCGCGGGGGTGACGCTCAGCCAGCAGTCGGTAATGACTTGTGACACCGCGCGCGCGCTCAAGAAATGGGTCGAGCGGGATGTGATCAAGGCCTTTGGCCGCCGTGACAAAGTGGTCTCCATGCGGGTGGCTGCGCATTATTCCTGCCGCACCCGCAACAACCGCCCGGGGGCCAAAATCTCCGAACACGGGCGCGGCAAGGCGATTGATATCTCAGGCTTTGTTCTGGAGAGCGGCAAGGTGATTACCGTGCTGAAAGGCTGGACCGCGCGTGCCACGCGCAAGGGGCTGCGCAAGATGTGGAAAGGCGCCTGTGGTCCATTTGGCACCGTGCTGGGGCCGCTCTCAGATCGCTACCATCTGGACCATTTCCATCTGGATGTGGCGCGCCATCGCGGCGGTTCCTATTGTCGTTAA
- a CDS encoding prephenate/arogenate dehydrogenase family protein: MSAPIYTRIALIGLGLIASSMAHAIRRGGLAGEITGYARSAETRETARRINLCDRVCDTAAEAVKDADLVVLCVPVGAMDAVMADIAPVLKPGATVSDVGSVKRHVIDVVQPHIPEGVHFVPAHPLAGTEHSGPEAGFAELYDNRWCLLVPVEGSDRAPVDRLRQLWEGMGANVDEMDADHHDLVLAVTSHAPHLIAYTMVGVADDLRRVTDSEVIKYSAAGFRDFTRIAASDPTMWRDVFLTNKDATLEILGRFTEELFALQRAIRTGDGEHLHQYFTRTRAIRRGIIEAGQDTAAPNFGRETTS, from the coding sequence ATGAGCGCGCCGATCTACACCCGCATCGCGTTGATCGGTCTTGGCCTGATCGCCTCCTCCATGGCGCATGCCATTCGCCGTGGCGGGCTGGCGGGCGAGATCACCGGCTATGCCCGCAGCGCCGAGACCCGCGAGACCGCGCGTCGGATCAACCTGTGCGATCGGGTCTGCGATACAGCTGCGGAGGCGGTGAAGGACGCTGATCTGGTTGTGCTCTGTGTGCCTGTGGGGGCGATGGATGCCGTGATGGCGGACATTGCGCCAGTGCTGAAACCCGGTGCTACGGTTTCCGACGTGGGGTCGGTCAAACGTCATGTGATCGACGTGGTGCAACCGCATATTCCGGAGGGGGTGCATTTTGTGCCCGCGCACCCCTTGGCCGGGACGGAACATTCCGGACCAGAGGCCGGGTTTGCCGAGCTTTATGACAATCGCTGGTGCCTGCTGGTGCCGGTGGAGGGCAGTGATCGTGCGCCGGTGGACCGTTTGCGGCAGCTTTGGGAGGGGATGGGTGCCAATGTTGATGAGATGGATGCCGATCACCATGATCTTGTTCTGGCCGTCACCTCCCACGCGCCGCATCTGATCGCCTATACGATGGTAGGGGTCGCCGACGATCTGCGCCGGGTGACCGACAGTGAGGTGATCAAATATTCGGCTGCGGGGTTCCGGGACTTTACCCGGATTGCGGCCTCCGATCCGACCATGTGGCGCGATGTCTTCCTGACCAACAAGGATGCGACGCTGGAAATATTGGGTCGCTTCACGGAGGAGCTGTTTGCGCTGCAGCGGGCGATCCGCACCGGAGACGGCGAGCATCTGCACCAGTATTTCACCCGCACCCGCGCTATCCGCCGTGGCATTATCGAGGCGGGGCAAGATACTGCCGCACCAAACTTTGGCCGCGAGACCACATCATGA
- the hisC gene encoding histidinol-phosphate transaminase, translating to MTHIAPQPGILDIALYEGGAAHVKGMSNVTKLSSNENPLGPSPKAIEAMQAAVSQMHRYPSSDHSGLRQAIGEVYRLPMEQIICGAGSDEIITFLCQAYAGPGDEVLFTEHGFAMYRISALAAGATPVEVAERDRVTDVDALLTGCTERTRLVFIANPNNPTGTMIGAADLARLADGLPKGALLVLDGAYAEYVEGYDAGAALVASRDNVVMTRTFSKIYGLGGARVGWGYAPKPIIDVLNRVRGPFNLSSTALAGAEAAVRDTDYTEHCRQENAKWRSWLAEALAELGIPSDTSCANFILARFTSPEEAGACDTFLQSRGLIVRRVSGYKLPAALRITVGDETACKALVKAMKAFKDGAA from the coding sequence ATGACCCACATCGCGCCGCAGCCTGGCATTCTGGATATCGCTCTCTATGAGGGTGGGGCTGCCCATGTGAAGGGGATGAGCAATGTGACCAAGCTCTCCTCCAATGAAAACCCGCTTGGGCCAAGCCCGAAAGCCATTGAGGCAATGCAGGCGGCGGTTTCCCAGATGCATCGATATCCAAGCTCAGATCACAGTGGCCTGCGGCAGGCCATCGGGGAGGTCTACCGCCTGCCGATGGAGCAGATCATCTGCGGGGCGGGCAGTGACGAGATCATCACCTTTCTCTGTCAGGCCTATGCGGGGCCGGGCGATGAGGTTTTGTTCACCGAGCATGGCTTTGCCATGTATCGCATCAGCGCGCTTGCCGCCGGGGCGACACCAGTTGAGGTCGCCGAGCGCGACCGTGTCACAGACGTTGACGCCTTGCTGACCGGTTGCACGGAGCGCACGCGGTTGGTGTTCATCGCCAATCCGAACAATCCCACAGGCACCATGATTGGCGCCGCTGATCTGGCGCGTCTGGCGGATGGTCTGCCCAAGGGCGCGCTGCTGGTGCTGGATGGGGCCTATGCGGAATATGTCGAGGGGTATGACGCCGGTGCGGCGCTGGTGGCCAGCCGCGACAATGTCGTAATGACGCGTACCTTCTCCAAGATCTACGGACTGGGTGGCGCGCGGGTTGGCTGGGGCTATGCGCCAAAGCCGATCATCGACGTGCTGAACCGGGTGCGCGGGCCGTTCAACCTCTCTTCCACCGCGCTGGCTGGGGCCGAAGCTGCGGTGCGCGATACCGATTACACCGAACATTGCCGTCAGGAGAATGCCAAATGGCGGAGCTGGCTGGCGGAGGCACTGGCGGAACTGGGCATCCCCTCTGACACCTCTTGCGCCAACTTCATTCTGGCGCGGTTTACCAGCCCGGAAGAGGCCGGCGCCTGTGACACATTCCTGCAGTCGCGCGGGCTGATCGTACGCCGGGTTTCGGGGTATAAGCTGCCGGCAGCGCTGCGGATCACCGTTGGGGATGAGACCGCCTGCAAAGCACTGGTTAAGGCGATGAAAGCGTTCAAGGATGGCGCAGCATGA
- a CDS encoding Lrp/AsnC family transcriptional regulator — protein MTHKLDHIDLALLRALQRDASLSQRDLAEQVGLSQNACWRRLKTLGESGLMQGTTARLDRKQLGLDLVVFVMLRTRHHSADWLQTFRRHVLTIPEVVDFHRIGGDYDYQLKVVTEDMASYDKVYQRLIEGVELDSVTSYFAMEAIAEGRPLPL, from the coding sequence ATGACGCATAAGCTGGACCACATCGACCTTGCCCTACTGCGCGCGCTGCAACGTGACGCAAGCCTCTCTCAACGCGATCTGGCGGAACAAGTCGGCCTGTCGCAGAACGCCTGCTGGCGGCGGCTGAAAACCCTCGGGGAAAGCGGCCTGATGCAGGGCACCACCGCCCGGCTGGACCGCAAACAGCTTGGGCTGGATCTGGTGGTATTTGTCATGCTGCGCACACGGCATCATTCCGCGGACTGGCTGCAGACTTTCCGCCGCCACGTACTGACCATCCCCGAGGTGGTCGATTTTCACCGTATCGGCGGGGACTACGATTATCAGCTCAAGGTGGTGACCGAAGATATGGCGAGTTATGACAAAGTCTACCAGCGCCTGATCGAAGGGGTCGAGCTGGACAGCGTCACCTCATATTTCGCGATGGAAGCCATCGCTGAAGGACGCCCGCTGCCATTGTAG
- a CDS encoding PA14 domain-containing protein: protein MKMTRILGLAAMAAVTATLTWAAPLRLTPADPQPRGLKPGLSVRYAYPDDVKTLRSAAKALEAGAEVGPPLKGLDYRDTSVGQKALTSKRSENVAADIRGYVRFDAPGIYTIDFLTNDGMRAVIGGKVVGKFDGRQTCQETFAQKVEVPKAGWYPLQVLYFQRLNTSCLHMRMGPEGSRVTWMPNKAFGR from the coding sequence ATGAAGATGACCCGTATTCTGGGGTTGGCTGCGATGGCGGCTGTGACGGCAACATTGACATGGGCGGCCCCCCTGCGCCTGACACCGGCGGATCCGCAGCCCCGCGGGCTGAAGCCCGGCTTGTCGGTGCGCTATGCCTATCCTGATGATGTAAAAACGCTGCGCAGCGCTGCCAAGGCGCTGGAAGCCGGTGCAGAAGTTGGTCCACCGCTCAAAGGGCTGGACTATCGCGATACCAGCGTTGGGCAGAAGGCGCTGACCTCAAAACGCTCCGAGAATGTCGCGGCGGATATTCGCGGCTATGTACGATTTGATGCGCCGGGCATCTATACCATTGATTTTCTAACCAATGACGGGATGCGCGCGGTGATCGGCGGCAAGGTTGTCGGCAAGTTCGATGGTCGCCAGACCTGTCAGGAGACCTTTGCCCAGAAGGTAGAGGTGCCCAAGGCGGGCTGGTATCCGCTGCAGGTGCTGTATTTTCAGCGGTTGAACACCTCTTGCCTGCATATGCGGATGGGGCCGGAAGGCAGCCGTGTCACCTGGATGCCGAACAAGGCCTTTGGCCGGTAA
- the rpsD gene encoding 30S ribosomal protein S4, whose amino-acid sequence MTKRTSAKYKIDRRMGENIWGRPKSPVNRREYGPGQHGQRRKGKLSDFGIQLRAKQKLKGYYGDLTEKQFRRIYSEAERVKGDTGENLIGLLERRLDAVVYRAKFVATVFAARQFVNHGHVLVNGKRVNIPSYRVKEGDVIEVREKSKQMTALLEAVQLAERDVPDYVEADHSKMTATFVRAPGLSDVPYPVVMEPNLVVEFYAKN is encoded by the coding sequence GTGACCAAACGCACGTCTGCCAAGTACAAAATTGACCGCCGTATGGGCGAAAACATCTGGGGCCGTCCGAAGTCCCCGGTGAATCGTCGTGAATACGGCCCCGGCCAGCACGGTCAGCGCCGCAAGGGCAAGCTGTCCGATTTCGGTATCCAGCTGCGCGCCAAGCAGAAGCTGAAAGGCTACTACGGCGACCTGACCGAGAAGCAGTTCCGTCGCATCTACTCTGAAGCTGAGCGTGTAAAAGGCGACACCGGTGAGAACCTCATTGGTCTGCTGGAACGCCGCCTGGACGCGGTTGTTTACCGTGCCAAGTTTGTTGCAACCGTTTTTGCGGCTCGTCAGTTCGTGAACCACGGTCACGTGCTGGTCAACGGCAAGCGCGTGAACATCCCCTCCTACCGCGTGAAGGAAGGCGATGTGATCGAAGTTCGCGAGAAGTCCAAGCAAATGACCGCGCTGCTGGAAGCTGTTCAGCTGGCAGAGCGTGACGTGCCTGACTACGTTGAAGCCGACCACTCCAAAATGACCGCCACCTTCGTGCGCGCACCGGGCCTGTCCGACGTGCCGTATCCGGTTGTCATGGAACCGAACCTGGTCGTCGAATTCTACGCCAAGAACTAA
- a CDS encoding Hint domain-containing protein — protein sequence MQTGFRGTYVISWGQTEVDGLPGAPVSAVATGASWRWGGAPLRVDGPGNLLQLERSDGARDLRRSAARSVRRLVGLAIDPKVEETGSQAVEAYAGTVLRDRHFVVTDGLRNYTVTLIEVGQGQRPLLMFVDCRPPQDTDLWIVDVRLEGCDRANVTSHTGVICFTPGTILRTPAGGVPVEHLQEGDWIQTRDSGAQQIQWIGARRMTGARLFVAPELRPVRIRGGALGMQRPDADLLVSPSHRMLLRGPHVQSLFNTSEVLVAARDLVNGRDIAVDTQLREVTYIHLLLSDHQVLWANGVETESFHPAQATLGALRCEDRARLLQVLPDLEADPMRYGDFARRNLSQPEAAILRHAAA from the coding sequence ATGCAAACAGGCTTTCGAGGCACCTACGTCATTTCGTGGGGGCAGACCGAGGTTGATGGTCTGCCAGGGGCGCCGGTATCCGCCGTCGCGACTGGTGCCAGTTGGCGATGGGGCGGAGCGCCCTTGCGCGTTGACGGGCCGGGGAACCTTCTGCAGTTGGAACGGAGCGATGGAGCGCGCGATTTGCGGCGCAGCGCCGCGCGCAGCGTGCGTCGGTTGGTGGGGCTGGCGATAGATCCCAAGGTTGAAGAAACCGGGTCGCAGGCTGTAGAGGCGTACGCCGGGACGGTGCTGCGGGACCGCCATTTTGTGGTCACGGACGGGTTGCGCAATTACACTGTCACCCTGATCGAGGTGGGGCAGGGGCAACGTCCGTTGTTGATGTTTGTGGATTGCCGGCCGCCGCAGGATACCGATCTCTGGATTGTAGATGTGCGGCTTGAGGGCTGCGACCGGGCGAACGTGACGTCCCATACCGGGGTGATCTGTTTTACGCCCGGCACGATCTTGCGGACGCCCGCAGGCGGGGTGCCGGTCGAACACTTGCAGGAAGGGGACTGGATCCAGACCCGCGACAGCGGTGCCCAGCAAATCCAGTGGATCGGTGCGCGGCGGATGACGGGCGCGCGCCTGTTTGTGGCGCCTGAGCTGCGTCCGGTGCGGATCAGGGGCGGCGCGCTTGGCATGCAGCGGCCGGATGCGGATCTTCTGGTCTCTCCCAGCCACCGCATGTTGTTGCGCGGGCCGCATGTGCAGAGCCTGTTCAACACCTCCGAGGTACTGGTTGCAGCGCGAGATCTGGTCAACGGGCGCGATATTGCCGTCGACACCCAGTTGCGCGAGGTCACTTATATCCATCTGTTGCTGTCGGATCATCAGGTGCTTTGGGCGAATGGGGTGGAGACGGAGAGTTTCCATCCGGCCCAGGCCACGCTGGGCGCGCTGCGCTGTGAAGACCGGGCGCGCCTGCTGCAGGTGTTGCCGGATCTGGAGGCGGATCCGATGCGCTATGGCGATTTTGCGCGTCGCAATCTGAGCCAGCCGGAGGCGGCCATCTTGCGCCACGCTGCCGCCTGA